Proteins found in one Balaenoptera acutorostrata chromosome 17, mBalAcu1.1, whole genome shotgun sequence genomic segment:
- the AARD gene encoding alanine and arginine-rich domain-containing protein, with amino-acid sequence MSLGGSSRRREGTSRGPHGILVDAGLRPSTLPPSRGFPGGGESVAGPEEAPAASLLLEDLRRRLARAFQRAVPRGGSRRSREEEAAEAAREEQSRARVESALVGLRAELLEMRFRNCQLARTLLDLNMKMQQLKKEYELEIASELQSSEDNVVNME; translated from the exons ATGTCCCTGGGGGGCTCCAGCCGCCGCAGAGAGGGAACTTCCCGGGGGCCCCACGGCATCCTCGTTGACGCCGGGCTCAGGCCCTCAACCCTGCCTCCCTCACGAGGCTTCCCCGGAGGCGGCGAGAGCGTGGCCGGCCCGGAGGAGGCCCCAGCCGCCAGCCTGCTGCTGGAAGACCTCAGGCGGCGGCTGGCGCGCGCCTTCCAGCGGGCGGTGCCGCGCGGCGGCTCGAGGCGCTCgcgggaggaggaggcggcggagGCGGCGCGGGAGGAGCAGAGCCGGGCGCGCGTCGAGAGCGCCCTGGTCGGGCTGCGCGCCGAGCTG cTGGAAATGCGTTTCCGAAATTGCCAGCTGGCCAGAACTTTGCTGGATTTAAACATGAAAATGCAGCAATTGAAAAAGGAGTATGAACTGGAAATTGCATCAGAATTGCAAAGCTCGGAAGATAATGTCGTGAATATGGAATGA